The Oculatellaceae cyanobacterium genome segment TCTGAGCAAATTGTGTGCATATGGAAGTTAAAGCTGCGTGGACAACTGTTGGCATCTATTGTTTCAAATACTCGCCTCAGCGCCGTTACATTCTGCGCTGGTGGCTGGTGTGAAGCAGAAGCCGGAGCAAGATGAGTCGCCATAACTGCCTCATAGATAGGTGCGTTTGACAAGATTAAATAGTTGACCACGAATCGTGGAAAAAGTTTCTAATTGTTAAGTTAACGCACTCTGCAAGAAAACGTCTGTGAGTGTAAATACGGTGTGTGACATTTTACCTTGATAATAAGAGAAATAAACAACCCCATAGACTCTCAAGTGCAGAAAATAGAAGAGAGTAGAAACCAGTTATCTATTTGAACACAATATTGGTATAAGCAGCATTAACAAGGAGATTGATAGAGATGGTTGCTTCAAACTACCGCATCGGTATTATTGGTGCTGGGGCATCAGGCGTTTATCTGGCGATCTTGCTGATTCGACAAGGATTTCAAGTTACCCTGTTTGAGAAAGCGCCATATCCGCGCACCTATGGGTGCGGTATTTTTGTAGTTCAATCTGGGATGAAAGCACTCTATCAAGGAGTTCCTGAGATCTGCCAAAATATCATCAATTTAGGTGTTGCTGTCAAAACATTTGAATTCCGCAATTTACGCGGTGGACTCATCAATTCTGAATCTGTCACCTATGAAGAAAATGAGCTACCAGGAATACTCATACATCGCAAAACAGTTCTAGAAACCCTCCTTGATGCGCTACCTTCAGACTGTCTGCGTTTTAATGCTGAATTTAAATCAGTTACACAAACTGATGGCAAAGTTATCGCTGAGTTTAAGGATGGCAGCAGTTGGGAAGGAGATTTATTAGTAGGGGCAGATGGCATTCTCTCTAAAGTGCGCCCATTTGTAGCATCTGGAATAGAACTTTGCTACTTAGGCGATATTGTCTGGCGAGGTGTTGTTGGCGATCAAGTCTTTTGTCCTGAAGGACATTTTATAGTTTATGCACGCGGTCGGGGAATTTATGCCAATTTTTATAAAATAGATAGCGATCGCACCCATTGGGGATTTTTTCTAGAAAAAGAACAGGAACAATCCGAAGTAGGGCTGATCAACCCCCATAATACAACTATTCCTCCAGCAGAACTTGCCAAGCTTCCAGACGATGCGCGGGCTGTAATTGAGTCCACCCCCGCTCAACAAATGGTGTGTCACTATTCCCATGATATTGAACTGCTACCACAAATTGTTCAAGGACGAATTGTCTTAATCGGCGATGCGGCTCATGCTAAAAGTGCTACAAGATCTAAAGGTATGGCTTCCGGTTGGGAAGATGCTTTATCTTTATCACGTTATCTTACTGCTGATGCTGATATTCCAGCAGCTTTAGAACATTTTCAGAGTGAAAGATTGCCAATAGTTCACGAATATCAACGTACTAGCCGTGAAATCAGCCAAAAAATTGGTCGCCGTCATAAAATAGGCTAATTAAATTAACTAACTACATAAGTTAATTAATTTAATTAGCTTTTGCCAAACATTTGGCTGTTAGCTATCAGCTAAAAAATTATCCTGATTATGAAAGAGGTTTAAATGACTGAATTTCCACAAAATACTTTTTTTCAAATGTCTGAAATAGAGGGATTAGTTGTTCCTACAGTCACTTATGACGAGTTTAATGTTCCTCTTGCTTTTTTAAAGAATTGTGCAACTTGGGAAGGAACTGCTAGACGTATTAGTGCTGCGGGAGAATTAATAGACACAGATATTGTTCGCGTCAAAATAGAAATTGATGGCTCAAATTATGTGCAGACTAATACTGTCCGCATTAATACGCCCAAAGAAGTTACTGCTCAATACTACGGAAATTTTTCTGAAGGCAAGCTGGTTTTTCCTCTTACTGATGAAGTCTATACGTTAGGAGGTGAAAAAGCATCAGCTTTCTCAGGAATTGCTTGGGCTATTACTGACGATCTAATTGTGTATCGTGGTAGTAGAACATTGCGGGGTATCAAAACTTTTTATAACGAACTGATAGCTTTGGTTGATAACGATCATCGAGTGCGAACTACACAGCTTTTTGAAGATGGAGTTTATAAACTTGTAACAATGATTGAAGAGGCAAAGGTTAAGGGTTAATATCGAACATCGAATAAAAACCGATGTTCGCTGATAATTTATTTTTAGCTGCTTAAACAATTTTGGGATGAATTAGCTTGTACCCTGCCATTTTAATTTTTTGATTAGAGACACGCGCATTATAAGGTCGTACTTCATCTGCTGACTCATCCCAAGTAACTTTGGGTAAATTGTGGCTTTCTAATACCCAATCAATTAGTTCGCGACCGAGCATCGGCACATCATTGACTAAATTATAAGTACCTTGCAATTGATGAGTAAGAGCAAAATCTATAGCTGATACAATATCATCTAGATGAATCCAATTAGTAACATATTCTCCCTTACCTGGGCGTGTTGTACCAGCCCAAGAGCTAAATATCTTCACTAATTCACGACCAGATCCATATATACCTCCTAAACGCAGAATACATACTTTAAGATTTTCATGGCTTGCCTGTAATAAAATTTGTTCGGTATCAAATAAAATTTGACCATTATTATTTGCAGGCTTAACGGGTGATTGTTCATCTACTGATTCTCCATTTCTATCACCGTATACGCTGTAGCTTCCGGTATAAATGAGTTGCTTAACTCTAGGGGTGTGTTGCAATGCTGCAACTATTGTTTGAGCAGTTCGTAAGTAAGTTTGCTCGTAAGGGTTAGCTTCTATTTTGCGATACTCCTGCGGAGTCGCTACGCGAGCGCGTTTTGGTGCAACACTTACAACTACAACATCTTGATTTTGCAGCAAAGACCGCAACGCTAACTCATCATCACCGTTGATTACTACTACCTGATTAGCTATCTTCTCAAGCTCTGGTATCCGTTGCTCAGAAGTAGTAGTTACCGTGATCGTATAATTTTTTTCTTGCTGCCAATGACGGGCAACAGCAGTGCCTACATAACCACAACCAATGATCGCAATATTCATGATTTTTCTTTTTCTGTAAAACTATCTAAATCAAATATTTTTTAACAAATCACCCTTAACATTTTCATTCTTGAGGATTTATACCTCAATTCTCACCTTTTTTCGTATTTTTATTTAACATCCTCCTAGAGATAGATTCTTGAAAAATTTATCCAAAAAGAGATTTACAGACTTTTACCAAGATTTTTAAGTATTTTTTAAGATTCTTGACATCCGATCCGCGATCGCAGCGATCGCACCTATTGTAGAAAAGTGGCAAGTTTAGTTTAATCCTTGGCAATTAGTACATCATTAGTACTATTGAATTTTATGAACATTTTCCCTAGCTTTGTACGTTCCCTGTTATTAACAACCGTTTTGAGCTTTAGTACTCCGGTTGTAGTAGTAGGAATGATGTTAACAGTATTATCCTTCGTAGCGTATCTACCTGGAATAAATGCGATCGCTCAAACAGGTTCTAGCCTTATCTTGCAGTTTCTAGCGGTTTTTGGCAGTGGATGTCCTTGGTCAGGGGTATGTATCATTGGTTTTGCCTGTAGCTTCGTAGGAGGCTTGTTTGATACCTATGCCTTTTATAGTTACCAAACCCCCGCCACAATTAACAGACATAGTTCATAATTATAAAACTGTTGCTAACTTACTAAAATCTTAGAAAACAACTACACGCAATATAGGATAGGTGCTTAAGATTTTTTTAAATCTATGATTTTGCTGGTTAGCTAGGCTGAAATCAAAGCGAAATAGTTCTGGGATTATTGCCTAACAATGGCAATTAGTCAAAACCTCATCTAAATAAAGATGTAGGTAAGCTTAATTTTATATTTTAATTTAATATTAGATTAAGGTTTGCATTTACCCCGGACTCATCAATGACACACAGCCAAACAAACCACTCCTCTCCTTACCAAAATCTAATAGACAAATCATATATTTTGCCACTAAGTATTTACTCACAGATCAGTGCTAGGCAAATATCAAAAAAAATTGAATCTAAGCTCAAACAAAAAAGCCTTGATGACTTAAAACCAATTGAGTTAGGATTGATGCAGTTTGGTCATGGAGATGAACGTCGGATAATTGATGACTGCAATCTTAATGGGTGTGGTATTCAACACTTTTATATTAAATCGAGTGAACCTTTAGGTAATCATTACCATAAAAATAAACGAGAGGTATTTGTCATTGTAGAAGGAAAAGGAATTTTTACATACCTACCCTTAAATCAGGAAGGAAAACCTATAGGAAAACAAAAGACAATCCCAGTAAAGACAGGAAACGTAATTAAGGTTGCTCCATTTACAGCACACGCATTTCGCCTAAATATCGGAAGCACCATGTGGTGCTTTTCCTCGGCTCCTTTTGATTCAGATAATTTGGATATGCACTTCTGCAAACTGCATCTAGAAGAAGTCCCAAGTTAATTTAAATATTAATTGTTTCAGTTTACAAGTAATTGCAATATAAACTAGGCTCTGCACGAGGCTGATTTTGTTTATAGAATCTACTCAAGCACTATTATTTAGGTAGCTGTGATTTAAAATAAGATTAGTTTTATAACTGTAACAATAAAATTCCTGAAGCTTTAGTTTGTTTATGAATAATAGATTAAACAGTTGAAAAAAACTGGCAATCAGGGTTTAGTAGGTTTGAATATGTCTAACAACCATGTGAATTTAGATACCGATACTTACACAGCACTGAATGAAGAACTAAAATCATTACGTCAACGTGTTGTAGAACTGGAACAGCAATTAACCAATCAGCAACAAATTCCATTTCGCATGGTGGTAGAAAGCGTAAACAACTACGAAGTTATTATGCTAAACCCTGAAGGGTACATTCTTACCTGGAATGAGGGAGCAGAACTTTTAAAAGGTTATACCCCACAGGAAATTATTGGCAAACATTTTTCATGTTTTTATGCCCCTGAAGACATTAATAATGGTATACCTGAGCTAACTCTGTTAAAAGCAATAGAGGAAGGACGTTTCGAGGTTGAGGGTTGGCGGTTGCGTAAGGACGGGTCTAAGTTTTGGGCTGATATAGTCACTACAGCCTTAAAAGACGAGACTGGAAAGTTACTAGGCTTCTCCAAAATGACTCGCGACATTAGCGAACGCAAACAGGTAGAGCAAGCTCAAGCAAGATTAACTACAATTTTAGAAGCAACAACTGACTTTGTGAGTAGTTGTGATCCAGGAGGGCAAATATTATATATCAATAAAATAGGTCGTGAAATATTAGGAATTGGTGCAAATGATGCTCTAACTATTAATATTGATGCTGCTCACCCCGAATGGGCTAAAAAAATTATTAGAGAACAGGGAATTCCAACAGCTATTCGTGATGGTGTGTGGAGGGGAGAAACTGCACTTTTAAGCCACGACGGGCGAGAAATTCCAGTTTCACAAGTGTTAGTTGCCCATAAAACAACAGATGGAAAATTAGAGTTTCTTTCTACAATTGCACGGGATATTAGTGATATAAAACAAACTCAAGTAACATTGCAACAAGCAATGCGGCACCAAGAAGAACTTTTAGAACAAACTGAATATTCTGCACAGTTATTACGTGGGGTTATTGACGCTACCCCAGATTGGATTTTTGTCAAAAATCATAACTTTCGCTTTATGTTGACCAATAAAAGCTTTGCTGAAGCTATTGGTGGAACACCAGAGACAGTTATTGGAAAAAGTGATTTAGATCTAGGATTTCCACCAGAACAAGTATTTGGTAATCCAGAGGCAGGAATTCGAGGTTTTCGTGCAGATGACGAGCAAGTGCTTGCAGGTGAAGCAATCTATAATCCTTTTGATGTAGCAACATCTGCTGATGGTTCTGTGCATATCTTTGATACGCAAAAACTTCCCTTGCGCGATCCTGAAGGCAATATCTTTGGTGCATTAGGCTTTTGTCGTGATATTACTGAACGTCACCATGCAGAGGAAGCACTACGGCAAAAAACTCAACAACTAGAAGCTGCTTTAAAAGAAATTCAAGAAACTCAAGCACAACTGGTTCAAAGTGAAAAAATGTCCAGCTTGGGGCAATTAGTAGCTGGAATTGCCCACGAAGTTAATAATCCAATTAACTTTATTCACGGTAATATTCTTCATGCCAATGAATATACTGAAAACTTGATCAATTTAGTTGAGTTGTATAGCAAGCACTATCCTCAACCAGTTGCTGAAATTCAAGATGAAATAGAGGAAATAGAACTTGATTTTTTAATAGAAGATTTGCCAAAATTACTGTCTTCAATGAAGGTAGGAGCAGAACGAATTCGCCAAATTGTTTTATCTCTACGCAACTTTTCGCGTTTGGACGAAGCAGAACAGAAGTCGGTTGATATTCATGAAGGAATTGATAATACTCTACTAATTTTGCAGCATCGGTTAAAAGAAAAAGTAGGACGTGGCACAATTCAAATTGTAAAAAATTATGGTGATTTACCTTGGATTGAGTGTTATGCCGGGCAACTCAATCAGGTATTTATGAATATTATTAATAATGGGTTAGATGCGTTAGAAGAATATAATCATCAACGTTCGTTAGAAGAAATTAAAAATAATCCTAGCATAATTAAAATTAGTACTGAAGTTATTGATAATAATTGGGTACAAATTCGGATTGCTGATAATGGTACTGGAATACCAAATGAGGTACAAAAGCGATTATTTGATCCTTTCTTTACAACTAAATCTATAGGTAAAGGAACGGGTTTGGGGTTGTCAATTAGCTATCAAATCGTTGTCGAGAAACACAAAGGTGAGTTGCAATGTATTTCAGAGCTAGGGGAAGGATCAGAATTTATAATTAAGATTCCTATTAAGCAGCAACCTTAAATTAATTAACAATTATCAATTATCAGTTGATAAAAAACAAAGTAAGTATGTGGGTGAAATTAAACGTTACCTGCGCTCTTCTGGGACTGGGGACTGGTGAAGTGGAAACTCATTATACATTTATTTATGCCCACCTACTTAAATTTTACCTAACTGCTACACCCGTAGGTTCTAAGCTGGCTACTAATTTCACATTATATTCTGCTTCAAACACATCTTTTTTATAATCCAAACTCCATAGTTCCAAAATACACTGATCATCTGCTTGAGTCGGCTGTAGATGCAAGCGTAACTCTCTAAAATTAGGTTGATACTCGCATTTTAATTGCTGAATTGCCCCAATTTGACGGCGATCAAGAGCAACTGCTAATCGCAATAAAGCACTTAATTGAGAAACTATTTGGCGATATTTTTTGCTGTGTAAATTTTGATAGCTATCGTGCTTTTTCTTGGGGCTACTTTTGCGATGGAAACGTGCTAAATTAGCAATGATTTCTACCTCTGTTTCTGTATATCCCAGTAATTCACCATTACGGATTAAGTAATATGAGTGCTTGTGGTGAGATGAGTGGCTGATATAGTGACCGCAGTTATGCAACATTGCAGCCGCCCAAAGTAATTCTCGTTCATCTTTACCCCAGTTGTGGAGTAAACCTTGAGTTTGGTCAAATAAGCTGACAGCAAATTTCGCTACGCGATCGCTATATTCTAGATTTACGCCATATTTTTTAGCTATTTTAATTACACTGCGCTCTCTTACTGAATTTTGGTAACGTAAGCGGTCTTCAATTAAACCGTGAGTCAGCATCCAGTCAACAATTACCCCTTCCCTAAGACTGCGCTCACACACGGTCACCGACTCAATACTTAGCAGTACCATTGCTTCTTGCAAAATCACTGCGCCAGCTAGGATAATTTCTGAACGGCGGTCGGACATTCCAGGGACGACAGCGCGTTGTGTATAAGAAAGTTTGCGCCAACGATTAATTAACTCTTTAATATCTTTGAGACTAACTTGATAACCAGTTAGAGGTGAGGGAATAAAACCCAACTTCTCTTGCGCATGAATTGTGGCGATAGTTTCAATTGTACCAGATGTTCCTACTAATCGAGGGATTTCACCAGGCTGCAACTGCACTTTCAATTCTTCTACTGCTCTTTCTAATTGTCCGCGCACAAATGCTTGCAAATAAACAAATTCTGCATTACTAATCGGGTCAGTTTTGACAAACTCAGCCGTCATGCGAACAGCACCAACTTTGGTACTACTCAGGCTACGGGGTTCGTGACTATCTCCTAAAATTAATTCTGTTGAACCGCCGCCAATATCAATAATAATGTGGGGTTGGTTGTTAAATTCCATCCCCGAAAGTACACCGAGATAAATTCTTCTTGCTTCTTCTTGACCAGATATTAAGTTGACAAATAAACCTAATTCTGATTCTATCCGCTTGATAAATTCTCGCCCATTGGGGGCTTCGCGGACTGCACTGGTAGCTACAGCAATAGTTTGTTCAACATTAAGATATTTAGCTACTTCTTGACATCGGCGTAAAGCAGCGATCGCTCTTTCCATCGCCTCCGGTGTCAAATCTCCAGTTTCCCGACAGCGATCGCCTAATCTTACTGTATCTTTCTCGCGATCGATAATTGTAAAAGCTGGTAGTGCAGGTTGAATCCGTACAACTACCATGTGAATCGAATTCGTTCCAATATCAATAGCTGCCAGAATACGCTCTTGATCAGCAGTATTACTAGGATTGTGATCGAAACTTGCTTGTTCTTGCCCGATTAAATTAACCATCCAAGTGTATCCAGCTTTGCAGACCAGTGCCAGTGTCTATGGTTAACGATATCCTGAAATGTGATTAAGTAGCTGGGTGAAAATAAACTTAACAAGGATACTGGTCATTGGTCATTGGTCATTGGTTTAATTGATAATTGTTAATTGATAATTGATTATGCTCACTCAGCCACAACAACCGGAACCTACTTGGTTTACCATCATTCGCCTACTGCGGTGGGATAAACCCGCAGGACGTTTAATTTTAATGATTCCTGCTTTGTGGGCAGTATTTTTAGCAGCAGATGGAAAACCATCCTTAACACTGGTAAGCGTAATTATTTTAGGTACTTTAGCAACCAGCGCTGCGGGTTGTGTAATTAATGACTTGTGGGATAGAAATATTGATCCACAAGTACAAAGAACCAGTTCCCGTCCCCTGGCTTCCCGTGCGTTGTCGATCAAAACTGGGATTGTTGTTGCTGTAATCGCAATGATCTGTGCAGGTATTTTAGCTTTATATCTCAACCCCTTAACATTTTCCCTGTGCGTTGCAGCAGTTCCGGTAATTGTTTTCTATCCCACAGCCAAGCGAGTGTTTCCAGTTCCTCAGTTAGTACTATCTATTGCTTGGGGTTTTGGAGTTCTAATTAGTTGGAGTGCGGTAACAGCAAAGTTAGAAATAGCTACTTGGATATTATGGGCAGCAACAGTACTTTGGACACTAGGATTTGATACTGTTTATGCCATGTCAGATCGAGAAGACGATCGCAAAATTGGTATCAACTCTAGCGCCTTATTTTTTGGTGATTATGCGGCTGTTGCCGTCGGTATTTTCTTTGCTGGTACAGTTGGGTTATTAGCTTGGCTAGGTGTAGTTATGCAATTGCATCTAGCATTCTGGCTTTCTTTAGTTATTGCTACTTCATTTTGGAGTTGGGAATATTTACGGCTACGCCAACCAAATATAGCTAATGCTACCTACGGAGAAATTTTCCGTCAAAACGTTTGGATTGGCTTTATTTTACTAGCTGGGATGATTTCAGGAATTTTGGTTTGAGTATAGCAGTTAGCGGTTAGCGATTAGCTTTTAGTTGAGAAATTTTCTGGCTTTATCTAGGTTGTACCTCGACAACTTCTCTTAAGCTTTACATCAGAGAGCTATATCAGCAACTCTTGCTAAATATAACAGTGAAAAAAATTATTATTGGGGTAATGGGTGCTGGTGCTGGGGCATCAGAAATTGATCGACAAAACGCCTATCAACTTGGTCAAATGATTGCTCAACAAGGATGGGTTTTGCTGACTGGCGGTAGAAATGTCGGTGTTATGGATGCAGCGAGTAAGGGTGCAAAAGCTGCAAATGGTCTGACAATTGGCATTTTACCTACCGACAACACTACCAACATTTCTGATGCTGTAGATATTCCCATCATCACTGACATGGGCAATGCCCGCAATAATATTAACGTTATTAGCAGTGATGTAATTATTGCTTGTGGGATGGGTGCTGGTACTGCTTCAGAAATTGCTTTAGCTATTAAAGCTAATAAAAAAGTTATTTTGTTAAATGATAATGAGGAAAGTCAAATATTTTTTTCGAGTTTATCAAAAGACAATATTCTTATCGCGCATCAGCCTGAAGAGGTAATTAAAGTAATTAAAGAAATTTTGAGTGATCGCTAATCCCTTGCTGCTGACTAATAGTTATACTTTTTGCTTGTATAGCTAGGGATACAAAGCTGAGGACAAGTTGTAAAGGCGAAACTTCTACAGACCTTATCCAAGAGAAAAGCTGACTGCTGACAGACAGAATTCCCGAAAAGCCAGACGATCTAGCTACACGCGATCGCACCTAATTGTGTTAGCTTAATAATGTTGTCTAAATTCGCACATCCAGATTTTCGGGTGTTTCAACTTTTTGAAATGCGCCTGGATGGAGGATTAACCCGAAAGGAGTAATTTAATGGCTGTTGTTTCTTTGGCTCAAATGATGGAGTCAGGGGTTCACTTCGGGCATCAGACCCGCCGTTGGAACCCTAAAATGGCTCCTTACATCTACACTTCTCGTAATGGTGTACACATCATCGACTTGGTGCAGACTGCCCAGTTGATGGAAGAAGCTTATAGTTATATGCGTACTGCGGCTGAACAAGGCAAAAAGTTCTTGTTCGTCGGTACAAAGCGTCAAGCTGCTGGAATTATCGCTCAAGAAGCATCGCGTTGTGGTGCTGCCTACATCAACCAACGTTGGTTGGGTGGAATGCTAACTAACTGGACTACGATCAGAACGCGTGTAGAACGCTTAAAAGATCTAGAACGCCGTGAAGAAACTGGCGCACTAGATTTGTTGCCTAAAAAAGAAGCATCAGTTCTGCGTCGGGAACTAGCAAAGCTTCAGAAATACTTGGGCGGCATCAAAAATATGCGTAAAGTACCCGACATCGTGTTGATTGTAGACCAGAAGCGGGAATACAACGCTGTTCTAGAATGCCAGAAGTTATCACTTCCGATTGTGTCTCTGCTGGATACTAACTGCGACCCAGATGTAGTTGATATTCCTGTCCCAGCAAACGACGATGCCATCCGTTCAATCAAGCTAATCATTGGCAGATTGGCTGATGCTATCTATGAAGGTCGTCATGGTGAGTTAGAAGCAGAATACGAAGATGAAGATTACGAAGGCGCTGATGAAGACACTGAGTACGAAGAACTCACTGGTGATTATCCAGTAGATGACGACGAAACCGAAGAATAATTTAGTGTTGTAGGCATCAATTATTTAGTAGGAATAGAGGCAAAGAGGCAAATGGCGGAAATATCGGCAAAGGTCGTCAAGGAACTGCGCGACAAAACAGGTGCAGGCATGATGGACTGCAAAAAAGCTCTCAAAGAAACTGAGGGTGACCTTCCTAAAGCTATGGAATGGCTGCGGCAAAAAGGAATCACTGGTGCTGGGAAGAAAAGCGCCCGTGTAGCCGCAGAAGGTTTGGTGGGCAGCTATATCCACACTGGCGGTCGAGTAGGTGTCTTAGTAGAAGTCAACTGCGAAACTGATTTTGTGGCTCGTAACGAAGCCTTCCAATCTTTAGTGCGGAGTGTTGCAATGCAAATTGCGGCTTGCCCCAATGTTGAGTATGTCAAGGTAGATGAAATTC includes the following:
- a CDS encoding FAD-dependent monooxygenase codes for the protein MVASNYRIGIIGAGASGVYLAILLIRQGFQVTLFEKAPYPRTYGCGIFVVQSGMKALYQGVPEICQNIINLGVAVKTFEFRNLRGGLINSESVTYEENELPGILIHRKTVLETLLDALPSDCLRFNAEFKSVTQTDGKVIAEFKDGSSWEGDLLVGADGILSKVRPFVASGIELCYLGDIVWRGVVGDQVFCPEGHFIVYARGRGIYANFYKIDSDRTHWGFFLEKEQEQSEVGLINPHNTTIPPAELAKLPDDARAVIESTPAQQMVCHYSHDIELLPQIVQGRIVLIGDAAHAKSATRSKGMASGWEDALSLSRYLTADADIPAALEHFQSERLPIVHEYQRTSREISQKIGRRHKIG
- a CDS encoding DUF3598 family protein; translation: MTEFPQNTFFQMSEIEGLVVPTVTYDEFNVPLAFLKNCATWEGTARRISAAGELIDTDIVRVKIEIDGSNYVQTNTVRINTPKEVTAQYYGNFSEGKLVFPLTDEVYTLGGEKASAFSGIAWAITDDLIVYRGSRTLRGIKTFYNELIALVDNDHRVRTTQLFEDGVYKLVTMIEEAKVKG
- a CDS encoding SDR family oxidoreductase, with the translated sequence MNIAIIGCGYVGTAVARHWQQEKNYTITVTTTSEQRIPELEKIANQVVVINGDDELALRSLLQNQDVVVVSVAPKRARVATPQEYRKIEANPYEQTYLRTAQTIVAALQHTPRVKQLIYTGSYSVYGDRNGESVDEQSPVKPANNNGQILFDTEQILLQASHENLKVCILRLGGIYGSGRELVKIFSSWAGTTRPGKGEYVTNWIHLDDIVSAIDFALTHQLQGTYNLVNDVPMLGRELIDWVLESHNLPKVTWDESADEVRPYNARVSNQKIKMAGYKLIHPKIV
- a CDS encoding PAS domain S-box protein; this encodes MSNNHVNLDTDTYTALNEELKSLRQRVVELEQQLTNQQQIPFRMVVESVNNYEVIMLNPEGYILTWNEGAELLKGYTPQEIIGKHFSCFYAPEDINNGIPELTLLKAIEEGRFEVEGWRLRKDGSKFWADIVTTALKDETGKLLGFSKMTRDISERKQVEQAQARLTTILEATTDFVSSCDPGGQILYINKIGREILGIGANDALTINIDAAHPEWAKKIIREQGIPTAIRDGVWRGETALLSHDGREIPVSQVLVAHKTTDGKLEFLSTIARDISDIKQTQVTLQQAMRHQEELLEQTEYSAQLLRGVIDATPDWIFVKNHNFRFMLTNKSFAEAIGGTPETVIGKSDLDLGFPPEQVFGNPEAGIRGFRADDEQVLAGEAIYNPFDVATSADGSVHIFDTQKLPLRDPEGNIFGALGFCRDITERHHAEEALRQKTQQLEAALKEIQETQAQLVQSEKMSSLGQLVAGIAHEVNNPINFIHGNILHANEYTENLINLVELYSKHYPQPVAEIQDEIEEIELDFLIEDLPKLLSSMKVGAERIRQIVLSLRNFSRLDEAEQKSVDIHEGIDNTLLILQHRLKEKVGRGTIQIVKNYGDLPWIECYAGQLNQVFMNIINNGLDALEEYNHQRSLEEIKNNPSIIKISTEVIDNNWVQIRIADNGTGIPNEVQKRLFDPFFTTKSIGKGTGLGLSISYQIVVEKHKGELQCISELGEGSEFIIKIPIKQQP
- a CDS encoding Ppx/GppA phosphatase family protein, yielding MVNLIGQEQASFDHNPSNTADQERILAAIDIGTNSIHMVVVRIQPALPAFTIIDREKDTVRLGDRCRETGDLTPEAMERAIAALRRCQEVAKYLNVEQTIAVATSAVREAPNGREFIKRIESELGLFVNLISGQEEARRIYLGVLSGMEFNNQPHIIIDIGGGSTELILGDSHEPRSLSSTKVGAVRMTAEFVKTDPISNAEFVYLQAFVRGQLERAVEELKVQLQPGEIPRLVGTSGTIETIATIHAQEKLGFIPSPLTGYQVSLKDIKELINRWRKLSYTQRAVVPGMSDRRSEIILAGAVILQEAMVLLSIESVTVCERSLREGVIVDWMLTHGLIEDRLRYQNSVRERSVIKIAKKYGVNLEYSDRVAKFAVSLFDQTQGLLHNWGKDERELLWAAAMLHNCGHYISHSSHHKHSYYLIRNGELLGYTETEVEIIANLARFHRKSSPKKKHDSYQNLHSKKYRQIVSQLSALLRLAVALDRRQIGAIQQLKCEYQPNFRELRLHLQPTQADDQCILELWSLDYKKDVFEAEYNVKLVASLEPTGVAVR
- a CDS encoding 4-hydroxybenzoate solanesyltransferase, with the translated sequence MLTQPQQPEPTWFTIIRLLRWDKPAGRLILMIPALWAVFLAADGKPSLTLVSVIILGTLATSAAGCVINDLWDRNIDPQVQRTSSRPLASRALSIKTGIVVAVIAMICAGILALYLNPLTFSLCVAAVPVIVFYPTAKRVFPVPQLVLSIAWGFGVLISWSAVTAKLEIATWILWAATVLWTLGFDTVYAMSDREDDRKIGINSSALFFGDYAAVAVGIFFAGTVGLLAWLGVVMQLHLAFWLSLVIATSFWSWEYLRLRQPNIANATYGEIFRQNVWIGFILLAGMISGILV
- a CDS encoding TIGR00725 family protein; the encoded protein is MKKIIIGVMGAGAGASEIDRQNAYQLGQMIAQQGWVLLTGGRNVGVMDAASKGAKAANGLTIGILPTDNTTNISDAVDIPIITDMGNARNNINVISSDVIIACGMGAGTASEIALAIKANKKVILLNDNEESQIFFSSLSKDNILIAHQPEEVIKVIKEILSDR
- the rpsB gene encoding 30S ribosomal protein S2, whose product is MAVVSLAQMMESGVHFGHQTRRWNPKMAPYIYTSRNGVHIIDLVQTAQLMEEAYSYMRTAAEQGKKFLFVGTKRQAAGIIAQEASRCGAAYINQRWLGGMLTNWTTIRTRVERLKDLERREETGALDLLPKKEASVLRRELAKLQKYLGGIKNMRKVPDIVLIVDQKREYNAVLECQKLSLPIVSLLDTNCDPDVVDIPVPANDDAIRSIKLIIGRLADAIYEGRHGELEAEYEDEDYEGADEDTEYEELTGDYPVDDDETEE
- the tsf gene encoding translation elongation factor Ts; the protein is MAEISAKVVKELRDKTGAGMMDCKKALKETEGDLPKAMEWLRQKGITGAGKKSARVAAEGLVGSYIHTGGRVGVLVEVNCETDFVARNEAFQSLVRSVAMQIAACPNVEYVKVDEIPADFIQKEKDIEMGKDDLANKPDNIKEKIVQGRIEKRLKEMSLMDQPYIKDQNITVEELIKQTIAQLGENIQVRRFVRFVLGEGIEKQESNFAEEVAAQMGANQ